In uncultured Desulfuromonas sp., the genomic stretch AAGGTCCCGTTCAGGCTTCTGTCGAGATGAACAACACTCCTGCTGCCGTCATCAAAATCCTTAAATCCATTCCTGACTATGTCGCATTGTTCAAAAAGGCCTTCCCGGGTCAGAAAGATCCTGTGACCTTTGACAATATGGCGGATGCCATTGAGGTGTTTGAGGCAACCCTGCTGACGCCGAATGATGCCTTGGATCGTTATATGGCTGGTGATAACAACGCGCTGAGCGCTGATCAGAAAAAAGGGTTGGAACTGTTTGTGAACAGCGGTTGCGTTGGTTGTCACGATGGTGTGAACTTGGGGGGATCGGATTACTTCCCGTTTGGCGTTGTTGAGCAGCCGGGAGCTGAAATTCTGCCTGTTGATGACAAAGGTCGATTCAAAGTGACCAATACTGCCTCAGATGAGTATGTGTTCCGTTCTCCGGTATTGCGCAATATTGCGTTGACTGCTCCTTATTTCCATTCCGGTAAAGTCTGGAGTCTGGAGCAAGCTGTGGCCATTATGGGCAGCTCGCAACTGGGGATGGAGATCAATGATGAGGAAGTGGCCCTGATCGTGGCTTTTCTGAATGGCTTGACCGGTGAGCAACCGGTTGTCACCCATCCGGTTTTGCCACCGAGCACCAAGGCAACCCCCAAGCCGGTTCTTCAGGTTGGCGCAGTCAACGCACATTGATGCCAAAGGTCAGTAGCTGTAAACAGTTATTGACAGAGAAAGAAAAGCCCCGCTTTATTTTGAAGCGGGGCTTTTTCGTTTTGTGAAGATTGTGCTCACTCAATCATTTTAAGTGCTGATGCCGTCTGTTCCGTTTTAAAACGACTCAGTAACTGTTTGAGTTGTTCTGCCTGACTGGAGAGTTGTTCGGACGCGGCTGCACTCTCTTCGGCATTCGCCGTGTTCTGTTGCGTCACCTGGTCAATCTGCCCCAGCCCTTCATTGATCTGAGAAATGCCAACGGCTTGTTCTTTGGATGCGGCGGCTATCTCTGCGACCAGGTCAGTAACCTTGGTAATGCCGGAATGGATTTCCA encodes the following:
- a CDS encoding cytochrome-c peroxidase, producing the protein MKRGISLSLLSVVLIVLCASLALASAEAELRGLAQGMFKPIPQTAPQLKGNAATADKVRLGHMLYFEPRLSASQLISCQTCHNVGLAGADLQETSTGHGWQKGPRNAPTTYNAVFNTAQFWDGRAKDLAEQAKGPVQASVEMNNTPAAVIKILKSIPDYVALFKKAFPGQKDPVTFDNMADAIEVFEATLLTPNDALDRYMAGDNNALSADQKKGLELFVNSGCVGCHDGVNLGGSDYFPFGVVEQPGAEILPVDDKGRFKVTNTASDEYVFRSPVLRNIALTAPYFHSGKVWSLEQAVAIMGSSQLGMEINDEEVALIVAFLNGLTGEQPVVTHPVLPPSTKATPKPVLQVGAVNAH